The genomic window TAATGTTCTCTTGCCCGTTCATTTCACGTTCTAAGCGCAATGGTACGCTAGGATGCAGAGGCGTCAGATTCTCAAACAGTATTCTGTGTTTCGATGCTTCCGGTGATTCACCGTTGACCTTGTCTACCTTTACCAGAGCAAAATAACGCTCACCATCTTTAGGTGTGCGTACTTCGCCCTCGATAGAGTCACCAGTATGCAGATTGAAACGACGAATTTGCGAAGGCGAAATATAGATGTCGTCGGTTGACGCCATATAGCTCGCATCTGGCGAGCGCAGAAAGCCAAAGCCATCCGGTAAAACTTCGAGTGCGCCATCGCCGAAAATTTGCTCGCCTGATTTGGCGCGCTTCTTAAGGATTGCGAACATCAGTTCTTGTTTGCGCATCCGTGCGGCATTGTCGATGTCTAAGCCTACGGCCATTTCTAGCAAGGCTGAGACGTGTAACGCCTTTAATTCTGATAAGTGCATGGTGAGTGTCCCGAGATGGGATATGTAGGTGGGGGAGTGAGAAGAAGTGAACTACAGTGTGATATTTTTAACTGCGCCAACCGTGTAGTCAGGGCAGTTGTCTAAAAAATAGAGTGTTTTTTTATATTGTTACCGATTTTCAAGCGAGGCATACGCATCGCTTGAAAATTTATTTCAGCATATTACCTTAAATATTACTATCGATAAAGGATGTTAATTGTCCTTTTGAAAGCGCGCCTACTTTTTGTGCTGCTACCACACCGTTTTTAAACAAAATCAGAGTGGGGATGCCGCGAATGCCAAATTGAGCAGGGATCGCTTGATTAGCGTCTACATCCATTTTGGCAATAATAAATTTCCCGCCAGCATCCTTGGCAACTTCTTCAAGAATAGGGGCAATCATTTTACATGGACCGCACCACTCAGCCCAGAAATCTACCAGGACAGGTTTGTCGGATTTTAAAACGTCGGCTTCAAAAGAAGCATCGCTTACATAGATGATGTTTTCGCTCATGGATTACTCGTTGAGTTGGCAAATTAAAAGTTGGTAGCGCCACAAGAATGTTAAGCTGAATTGTTGATGTCAGGCTGCATTCAACGCTTCCAATTACCTAGCTCCTTGATGGTAGCAAGCAATAAACTTAAGTTGGAGACGTTTTATCCCAATTCAATGGTATTGACTGGAACAAATGAGCAGGAATCTGTGTCAAGTGGCAAACTATACTCAAATAGTAACCTATTTTTCCTAAAGTTTGGAAAACGCCACACTTTATCAAGCTACGACTGGATATGTTGGCTTACTGAGTAAGCTCGCTAGCCATAATGAAGAGAGCAGATTCACGTCTAAATGTTGGCCGTGTCTACGTATTGATGCTTTATGGATGGGCCTCAATCACGCTCTTAATCATAGTAGTGTAGTAATTAATTTTTACACTTATAATGTAGAGTAGCTTGTCGATAAGCGCGTGGACTGCTGGTCATAACGTGCCGCTCGAAAGAGATAAAATCTGAAGGTTGACGGGTCCGACAGGACGCTAGAATAAGCGATAAAAATGATTTCTGAATTTGAATTACTTGCAAATAAAGTTGAGAGTCTGGCCGAGTTGGTGCACGCCTTACGACTTGAGAATGTTGAGCTACGCCGCGCAGCGGCCATGCTGACTGCCGAAAATAAGGATCTGCAGCTGCGCATGGCGCAGGCGCATGAGCGCGTCGCTGCATTGTTGGCGCAATTACCTAGTGATGAAGATGCAGAAGAGGATCTCGCATGAAAGAGAGTAATTTGATACAGTTG from Undibacterium parvum includes these protein-coding regions:
- the trxA gene encoding thioredoxin TrxA; the encoded protein is MSENIIYVSDASFEADVLKSDKPVLVDFWAEWCGPCKMIAPILEEVAKDAGGKFIIAKMDVDANQAIPAQFGIRGIPTLILFKNGVVAAQKVGALSKGQLTSFIDSNI
- a CDS encoding DUF904 domain-containing protein — its product is MISEFELLANKVESLAELVHALRLENVELRRAAAMLTAENKDLQLRMAQAHERVAALLAQLPSDEDAEEDLA